Proteins from a single region of Artemia franciscana chromosome 20, ASM3288406v1, whole genome shotgun sequence:
- the LOC136039904 gene encoding TWiK family of potassium channels protein 7-like: MCNVKCTTNVWSIVFKVLSSNFGLTAAILIYLVVGAAIFRKLDKNEKDESAAAIKNIREKCIQELWDFTESLNVLYKENWTRVVEESLKKFESNIITSAIMHSYEGPNKGDKNIDFGESLLFAASLVTTIGNMSSIPSSSSSKIIIILYSTFGIPLALLFLTKNGIFLADVMRKLFYELCCCQLCTGNRKIDQKNELEEKLEENNVLHNVSFISKQLYADKDLDKKDDEVTEDYKNNSIKACSQKGNGSNEQGKVGKENNTFVTSKVPDSFEMVEHTLTEGKKKFEQLKFKSDFQNDYSCNEPYLKVQDMHEFHFQPTLNSTEAILEESRTKRIELEQQKCPVSVNNIAGFERTSPISLLHKEENVSLQCSASVSSLTKISFNSPNVSHETKRPSTDQSRRKNYEMKSPLDMNSTELLLKTRDLSDLSHFTRINSFKDRQDDEKVVVRKSPSYHGKQNVENFHKFPVSLILSIIILYIILGGFVLSEYEGWTFSEGAYFSFMALLTIGYTEPGMVGRNNKGKESPIIVCFYLTLGLTVVTMCLNLVQVRTKAQY; encoded by the exons ATGTGTAATGTAAAGTGTACAACTAACGTTTGGAGTATTGTATTTAAAGTGCTGTCATCAAATTTCGGTCTAACAGCAGCTATACTGATTTATTTAGTAGTAGGTGCCGCTATTTTTCGGAAGTtggacaaaaatgaaaaagatgaaaGCGCTGCTGCTATTAAAAACATTCGGGAAAAATGTATACAAGAGTTATGGGATTTTACAGAGAGCTTGAATGTGCTATACAAGGAGAATTGGACTCGCGTAGTGGAGGAATCACTCAAGAAATTTGAGAGCAATATAATTACTTCTGCTATAATGCACAGTTATGAAGGCCCTAACAAAGGAGATAAGAACATCGACTTTGGGGAATCTCTTCTCTTTGCTGCTAGTTTGGTAACAACAATAG GTAACATGTCGTCCATACCTTCTTCAAGttcttcaaaaataattattatcttATATTCAACGTTTGGCATCCCACTCGCGCtattatttttaacgaaaaatggaattttcctTGCTGATGTTATGCGAAAATTATTCTACGAGCTTTGCTGCTGCCAATTATGCACAGGAAACAGAAAAATAGATCAAAAGAACGAACTAGAAGAGAAGTTGGAGGAAAACAATGTACTCCATAATGTTAGTTTCATTTCTAAGCAGTTATATGCAGATAAGGATTTAGACAAAAAAGATGATGAAGTCACTGAAGACTATAAAAATAACTCTATAAAAGCATGCTCTCAAAAGGGAAATGGATCGAATGAACAAGGAAAGgtgggaaaagaaaataatacatttGTGACATCAAAGGTGCCTGACAGCTTTGAAATGGTTGAACACACACTGACAGaaggtaaaaagaaatttgaacaATTAAAATTCAAGTCAGATTTTCAGAACGACTATTCTTGTAATGAGCCATACCTAAAAGTACAGGACATGCATGAATTCCATTTTCAACCTACCTTAAATAGTACCGAAGCTATTCTAGAAGAGTCACGAACAAAAAGAATTGAGCTCGAGCAACAAAAGTGCCCAGTCTCAGTTAATAATATTGCAGGGTTTGAGCGCACAAGCCCAATATCATTATTGCATAAGGAAGAAAATGTTAGTCTTCAATGTTCAGCCAGTGTGTCCAGTCttactaaaatttcttttaattcaccAAATGTTAGTCATGAGACTAAACGGCCGTCTACTGATCAGTCACGGCGTAAAAACTATGAAATGAAGTCTCCATTGGATATGAACTCGACtgaattacttttaaaaacaagggACCTTTCTGATTTATCTCATTTTACTCGTATAAATTCTTTTAAGGATCGGCAAGATGATGAAAAAGTTGTTGTTAGAAAGAGTCCATCTTATCATGGAAAACAGAACGTAGAGAACTTTCATAAGTTTCCTGTGTCATTAATTTTAAGCATCATCATTCTCTATATTATTCTTGGAGGCTTTGTTCTCTCAGAATATGAGGGATGGACTTTCTCAGAAGGAGCTTATTTCTCATTCATGGCATTGTTAACAATAGGCTATACAGAGCCGGGAATGGTAGGACGAAATAATAAGGGTAAAGAAAGCCCTATCATAGTTTGTTTCTATTTGACTTTAGGACTAACAGTAGTGACTATGTGCTTAAACTTGGTACAAGTTAGAACAAAGGCTCAATATTAA